One genomic segment of Xyrauchen texanus isolate HMW12.3.18 chromosome 5, RBS_HiC_50CHRs, whole genome shotgun sequence includes these proteins:
- the LOC127644255 gene encoding POU domain, class 4, transcription factor 2 isoform X1, whose translation MMMMSLNSKQAFAMPHTSLPEPKYSSLHSSSSSTLTSNAPSSSCSSSRHSNNTISSSSEAMRRACLPTPPSNIFGGLDESLLARAEALAAVDIVSQTKSHHHPPHHSPFKPDITYHTMNTLPCTSSSSSSSVPISHPSALGGHHHHHHHHHHHQPHQALEGDLLDHITPGLTLAGAMAGPDGSVVSTPAHPAHMAGMNHMHQAAINMAHAHGLQSHMGCMSDVDADPRDLEAFAERFKQRRIKLGVTQADVGSALANLKIPGVGSLSQSTICRFESLTLSHNNMIALKPILQAWLEEAEKSHREKLNKPELFNGAEKKRKRTSIAAPEKRSLEAYFAIQPRPSSEKIAAIAEKLDLKKNVVRVWFCNQRQKQKRMKYSACV comes from the exons ATGATGATGATGTCTCTGAACAGCAAGCAGGCGTTCGCCATGCCCCACACCAGTCTGCCCGAGCCCAAATACTCCAGTTTGCATTCGTCTTCCTCTTCCACTTTGACTTCCAACGCGCCCTCGTCCTCCTGCTCTTCGTCCCGACACAGCAACAACACGATCAGCAGCAGCTCGGAGGCGATGCGGCGAGCATGTCTCCCAACCCCACCG AGCAATATATTCGGGGGTTTGGATGAGAGTTTGTTGGCCCGCGCGGAAGCTCTGGCGGCGGTGGATATAGTCTCGCAGACCAAAAGCCATCATCACCCACCTCACCACAGCCCCTTCAAGCCGGACATAACCTACCACACCATGAACACGCTTCCTTGCACCTCCTCGTCCTCGTCGTCGTCCGTGCCCATCTCGCACCCGTCGGCTCTTGGAGgccaccaccaccatcaccatcaccaccaccaccaccagccgcACCAGGCACTTGAGGGGGACCTGCTGGATCACATCACCCCTGGACTGACACTAGCTGGGGCCATGGCAGGGCCAGACGGCTCGGTGGTCTCCACGCCTGCGCACCCTGCTCACATGGCAGGCATGAACCACATGCACCAAGCTGCCATCAATATGGCTCACGCCCATGGGCTGCAATCCCACATGGGCTGCATGAGCGACGTGGATGCAGATCCTAGGGACTTGGAAGCATTTGCTGAGCGCTTTAAACAGCGTCGGATCAAACTTGGTGTGACCCAAGCGGATGTAGGGTCAGCCCTGGCCAACCTGAAGATCCCAGGCGTTGGCTCTTTGAGCCAGAGTACCATCTGCCGATTTGAATCTCTCACGTTGTCTCACAACAACATGATCGCCCTGAAGCCCATCCTGCAAGCCTGGCTCGAGGAGGCTGAGAAGTCACACCGGGAGAAACTGAATAAACCCGAGCTCTTCAACGGGGCCGAGAAGAAGAGGAAGCGAACCTCCATCGCGGCCCCCGAGAAAAGGTCCCTCGAAGCTTATTTTGCCATTCAGCCGCGTCCGTCATCAGAGAAAATCGCAGCAATCGCAGAGAAGCTGGACCTCAAAAAGAACGTAGTGCGGGTTTGGTTTTGCAACCAGAGGCAAAAACAAAAACGCATGAAATACTCGGCGTGCGTCTAG
- the LOC127644255 gene encoding POU domain, class 4, transcription factor 2 isoform X2: MCAFYLQLQSNIFGGLDESLLARAEALAAVDIVSQTKSHHHPPHHSPFKPDITYHTMNTLPCTSSSSSSSVPISHPSALGGHHHHHHHHHHHQPHQALEGDLLDHITPGLTLAGAMAGPDGSVVSTPAHPAHMAGMNHMHQAAINMAHAHGLQSHMGCMSDVDADPRDLEAFAERFKQRRIKLGVTQADVGSALANLKIPGVGSLSQSTICRFESLTLSHNNMIALKPILQAWLEEAEKSHREKLNKPELFNGAEKKRKRTSIAAPEKRSLEAYFAIQPRPSSEKIAAIAEKLDLKKNVVRVWFCNQRQKQKRMKYSACV, translated from the coding sequence ATGTGTGCATTCTATTTGCAATTGCAGAGCAATATATTCGGGGGTTTGGATGAGAGTTTGTTGGCCCGCGCGGAAGCTCTGGCGGCGGTGGATATAGTCTCGCAGACCAAAAGCCATCATCACCCACCTCACCACAGCCCCTTCAAGCCGGACATAACCTACCACACCATGAACACGCTTCCTTGCACCTCCTCGTCCTCGTCGTCGTCCGTGCCCATCTCGCACCCGTCGGCTCTTGGAGgccaccaccaccatcaccatcaccaccaccaccaccagccgcACCAGGCACTTGAGGGGGACCTGCTGGATCACATCACCCCTGGACTGACACTAGCTGGGGCCATGGCAGGGCCAGACGGCTCGGTGGTCTCCACGCCTGCGCACCCTGCTCACATGGCAGGCATGAACCACATGCACCAAGCTGCCATCAATATGGCTCACGCCCATGGGCTGCAATCCCACATGGGCTGCATGAGCGACGTGGATGCAGATCCTAGGGACTTGGAAGCATTTGCTGAGCGCTTTAAACAGCGTCGGATCAAACTTGGTGTGACCCAAGCGGATGTAGGGTCAGCCCTGGCCAACCTGAAGATCCCAGGCGTTGGCTCTTTGAGCCAGAGTACCATCTGCCGATTTGAATCTCTCACGTTGTCTCACAACAACATGATCGCCCTGAAGCCCATCCTGCAAGCCTGGCTCGAGGAGGCTGAGAAGTCACACCGGGAGAAACTGAATAAACCCGAGCTCTTCAACGGGGCCGAGAAGAAGAGGAAGCGAACCTCCATCGCGGCCCCCGAGAAAAGGTCCCTCGAAGCTTATTTTGCCATTCAGCCGCGTCCGTCATCAGAGAAAATCGCAGCAATCGCAGAGAAGCTGGACCTCAAAAAGAACGTAGTGCGGGTTTGGTTTTGCAACCAGAGGCAAAAACAAAAACGCATGAAATACTCGGCGTGCGTCTAG